One region of Helicoverpa zea isolate HzStark_Cry1AcR chromosome 24, ilHelZeax1.1, whole genome shotgun sequence genomic DNA includes:
- the LOC124642428 gene encoding uncharacterized protein LOC124642428, with translation MSSEDKKVVIEEHQLSSISITARIPEFWKKSPRTWFIQAEAVLNPQKMSDESKYQVLISKLPPDAVEQVTQILVDPPEKNKYETLKNKLIFIYQESEERQVKKLIGEMELGDQKPSQLLRKMQDLARGRVNNETLIVMWQNHLPNSVRGVLAVTEEKDLEKLASIADKIMETTTPINSVATVKQEPGPSGSQDQIISAINKLSDRLQNLESRSRGRSNNWRRNNFRRNRSRSGSRSRTRKFEDPNWLCFYHYKYRSKATKCVDPCNWKKKHDNNILIKNLRSLK, from the coding sequence atgtcGTCTGAAGACAAGAAGGTCGTTATTGAAGAACATCAACTGTCGTCCATCTCCATCACAGCTAGAATTCCGGAATTTTGGAAGAAGTCGCCTAGAACATGGTTTATCCAAGCAGAAGCAGTTCTAAATCCTCAGAAGATGTCCGACGAATCAAAGTACCAggtccttatttcaaaattaccccCGGAcgcagttgagcaagttacacagATCCTTGTGGATCCccctgagaaaaataaatatgagaccttgaagaataagttgatatttatatatcaaGAATCCGAAGAGCGGcaagtaaaaaaactcattgGCGAAATGGAATTAGGCGACCAGAAACCATCACAATTACTAAGAAAAATGCAAGACCTAGCCAGGGGACGAGTAAATAACGAAACACTCATAGTTATGTGGCAGAATCATTTACCAAATTCGGTGCGAGGAGTTTTAGCTGTAACGGAAGAAAAAGATCTAGAGAAATTAGCATCAATAGcggataaaataatggaaacaacGACTCCCATAAATAGTGTTGCGACTGTCAAACAGGAACCAGGCCCATCCGGTTCTCAGGACCAAATTATTTcggcaataaacaaattgagtgaTAGATTACAAAATTTAGAGTCAAGATCACGAGGCCGTTCAAATAACTGGCGAAGGAATAACTTTAGACGCAACAGATCCAGGTCAGGGTCAAGAAGTCGCACAAGGAAATTCGAAGATCCAAATTGGCTATGTTTTTACCATTATAAGTATCGCAGCAAGGCAACTAAATGCGTGGATCCATGTAACTGGAAGAAAAAACACGAC